GACAATTGCCGAATACGGTTTGGATATGACGGTAAAAGATCAAGACATCAAAAAATTCGCCATTTTGGGTGACACTGGTTGCCGAATTAAAGTGAAAGATGGCTCGTCTGATATCCAGGCGTGCAATGATCTGGATGAATGGCCATTTCCAACGGTTTCGTCGTCTATTGCGACCAAAGAATTTGATGCCATTATACATACGGGCGATATTCTCTATCGAGAGAGTCCTTGCCCTGAAGGGAACAAGGGATGTGCCGGATCGCCTTATGGATACGGCTACAGTGGGTTTGAAGCTGATTTTTTTGACCCCGCTATAGGGTTACTGCGTACTCGCCCTTGGATTTTCGTTCGCGGAAATCATGAGAAATGCGGACGCGCAGGTATCGCCTGGACCCGCTACTTTTCTCCCTGGCCCATTGCCGATGGTCAGTGCAGGGAGTTTGAACAACCTTACACACTTGATTTTGGCACCGTGCAATTGTTGGTGATGGACACAAGTGCTTCCCATGACCTACCTCCACTTGTGCCCGGTCAGATTGAGCACTACCGGGGCCAATTCGAAGAACTTGCCAAAGTTGTCGATAAGGACCGCTCATGGCTTCTTGCCCACCATCCGGTGTGGGCTTTCCGCATTCGTGGGACCGACTCCGGGGAACCGGCTCCTGCGAGTCAGACACTGATCGCAGCTATCGTCAACGATCAAGGGGATCAAATCCTTGAGACGCAGGCGGTAATTGCCGGGCATGTCCATAATTTTACTTTATTCGATTATGGCGACTCAATGCCTCAGCTTATCATAGGAAATGCTGGTGCATTGCTCGATCTTGCATTTCAGCAGGACCAGGTAGGCCTTAAGATCGGTGAGAGAACGATAAAAAGGTTGACGTCGTTTTCCGACTTTGGTTTCTCGCTAGCGGAGCTGCAACAGCAGAGGGGCTGGGAATTTATCCAATTCGACAAGGATGGAAATCCTTACGGTGTGTCCTGTACTCTCAAAGAGCGTACCTGTGTTGAAGCAGGGGGGAACCCCGTACCACTAGTGTGCGTTGATCAGCAAGAAAAGCTGCTTCATGCTTTGTGCGGCAGTCTGGTCATATACAGTGTTTCTTATATTTACCCATTTTAATAATAACAGTGGTTTTCATGGAGGATAGGGTACTGATGAAAGTTGTCCAGAAAACTCAGCAAACCGCTACAGAGAAATACCATTCCTGGCCTGCAAGGCTCGCACGAAAACTAGTACTAAGTAAAATGCGTGTTATTGCGATTGGGCACTTGGTTATAGAGGATGAGGCGGAGAGCTTTCAATTTGGCCAGCCGCCAGAGCAGGCCAAAGTCTGTGCACATATCAAAGTGCTAGATGGCAGTGCCTACGTTCAGGTGTTACTGAACGGCACTATAGGTTCTGGCGAGGCGTATATGCAGGGGTCTTGGACATCGCCAAATTTATTAAATGTGATTCGCTTGATGGTTGACAACATGGACCTGATTGAGGACATGGACGGTCGCTGGAGTCGCTTGCCACGCATGGCCTTGCGGAGTCTACATCAATTGAATTCAAATAACCGTAAAGGTTCACGTAGGAATATTGCTGCACATTACGATTTGGGTAATGAATTTTTCCAGCTTTTCCTCGATAAAACCATGCTCTATTCCTCGGCAGTATTCTCCTCTGCGCAAACTCCACTTTATGATGCCTCGGTGCATAAAATGGAACATATTTGTCGAAAGTTGCAATTGCAGCCTAGTGACCACCTGCTCGAAATTGGCGCTGGCTGGGGAGCGATGGCCATTTTTGCGGCAAAACACTATGGGTGCAGGGTTACGACAGCCACAATTTCTGAAAAGCAATACGAATATGTCCGTCGCTGGATTGAGAGGGAGGGGCTACAGGACAAGGTTTCTGTTCTGCTACAGGATTACCGTGATCTGCGAGGTAGCTACGACAAGCTGGTTTCCATTGAGATGGTAGAGGCGGTAGGGCATGAGTATCACCGGAAGTTTTTTTCTACTTGCAGCCATTTGCTGAAAGAAGATGGATTGATGGTGATGCAGGCTATTACAATTCAGGACCAGCGCTACCAGCAGTACCGCAAGGAGGTAGATTTTATCCAGCGCTATATATTCCCAGGTGGTTGCTTGCCATCGAACCAGATAGTTGCCCACCATGTGGCCACGGCTACGGATATGCAGATTGTCGACCTTGAGGATATTACTGCTCACTACGCACGTACTATTGATCACTGGCGGCATGCATTTTTAATACATGCCTCTAAAGTAAAGGCACTCGGATTTGATGAGCAGTTTATTCGTATGTGGGAATTCTACCTTTGTTATTGCGAGGGTGGATTTATGCAGCGGGTGATCAGTGCTGCGCAGTTTGTCTTCGCCAAACCGCGGTTCCTCGGCAGTTTTTGATATGTGGCGTTTTTTCGCTAATGCGATATTGTTTGATATTGCTTGGCCGGTCTGTGTAATTATTGCCCGCCCATGGGTGGTAGTGCCATTTACATTGGCCAGCCTGGGATTCCACCTGATCTTCGTGGCAAATTTGCGCAGCGAGCCACTGTGGTTGGCAGGTATTTTCTTGTTTGGGGTGGGGGTGGATTCGGTGTTGTTCCACCTGGGAGTATTACAGAATCTCAGTGGCAGTTCCTGGCCCCCGATCTGGCTGATTTGCCTGTGGCTTAACTTTGCTATGACATTGCGTTATAGCTTGGTGTTATTGCAGCGTAACCTATGGCTGGCAACTTTATTGGGTGGGATTTTCGGGCCTTTCAGTTACTATACAGGCGCTCTCCTAAACGGCACAGTGGAACTACACCGGCCATTATGGCAATCAATTTTAGTGCTCTCAGTGCTATGGGCTGTGATGTTACCAGCTTTTCTTCGACTGGCACGAGCTCTAAATACCACATCCCGTTAGATATTTTTTAACCTGATTAATGAATAGGTTAACCATTATTTCTATGAGGTTAAATATGTTAGAGTTGCTGGTTGCTCTGGCGATGTCAATAGCGGGCTGTGGTTATCAAGGTCAGACTACCGCAATGGGCTTGGCATTTGATCCTCAAAGCCAGAGTCTAAAATACTGTGAGTATTTCCTCCCCTCAGAAGGTGGTCGAATGCAGGTGCTTTACTACTCACCTGTGGGACAGCTAATTGCTAAAAAGACATTACTGGATCATACAGGAGAACCTCGCG
This DNA window, taken from Microbulbifer sp. GL-2, encodes the following:
- a CDS encoding cyclopropane-fatty-acyl-phospholipid synthase family protein, with product MKVVQKTQQTATEKYHSWPARLARKLVLSKMRVIAIGHLVIEDEAESFQFGQPPEQAKVCAHIKVLDGSAYVQVLLNGTIGSGEAYMQGSWTSPNLLNVIRLMVDNMDLIEDMDGRWSRLPRMALRSLHQLNSNNRKGSRRNIAAHYDLGNEFFQLFLDKTMLYSSAVFSSAQTPLYDASVHKMEHICRKLQLQPSDHLLEIGAGWGAMAIFAAKHYGCRVTTATISEKQYEYVRRWIEREGLQDKVSVLLQDYRDLRGSYDKLVSIEMVEAVGHEYHRKFFSTCSHLLKEDGLMVMQAITIQDQRYQQYRKEVDFIQRYIFPGGCLPSNQIVAHHVATATDMQIVDLEDITAHYARTIDHWRHAFLIHASKVKALGFDEQFIRMWEFYLCYCEGGFMQRVISAAQFVFAKPRFLGSF
- a CDS encoding metallophosphoesterase, yielding MQKLKLKKRRLIESRHFIVKIVFSLFYSPMKPITLTAKFFRLPLAFRTLILSGLVVALVACSGDGSQSVEFAWVQFGPDGYQVRAITSRAACPIALVRTAQSKTESKIPLSTRALPSGDDFPNRVCELNLPKNTQAVTIAEYGLDMTVKDQDIKKFAILGDTGCRIKVKDGSSDIQACNDLDEWPFPTVSSSIATKEFDAIIHTGDILYRESPCPEGNKGCAGSPYGYGYSGFEADFFDPAIGLLRTRPWIFVRGNHEKCGRAGIAWTRYFSPWPIADGQCREFEQPYTLDFGTVQLLVMDTSASHDLPPLVPGQIEHYRGQFEELAKVVDKDRSWLLAHHPVWAFRIRGTDSGEPAPASQTLIAAIVNDQGDQILETQAVIAGHVHNFTLFDYGDSMPQLIIGNAGALLDLAFQQDQVGLKIGERTIKRLTSFSDFGFSLAELQQQRGWEFIQFDKDGNPYGVSCTLKERTCVEAGGNPVPLVCVDQQEKLLHALCGSLVIYSVSYIYPF
- a CDS encoding DUF2878 domain-containing protein; translated protein: MWRFFANAILFDIAWPVCVIIARPWVVVPFTLASLGFHLIFVANLRSEPLWLAGIFLFGVGVDSVLFHLGVLQNLSGSSWPPIWLICLWLNFAMTLRYSLVLLQRNLWLATLLGGIFGPFSYYTGALLNGTVELHRPLWQSILVLSVLWAVMLPAFLRLARALNTTSR